ATTATTGCCAACAAATATTTCTGAAACCAGCAATGCACCAGGATTATCACTTGGATGCAAGTAATATGGACTAGAGGAATCATCCGAAGGATTTTGACGAAGATGAGAAGAATGAACAGATACATCATCATCAGAATTCATTCTTGGAAATTTCCAAGAAATGCAAGAAAATTATGATTTAGAGATTACAAAGATTTCGGGATGAAGATGTTTGTAATCATATCAGGAAGTGAAATTTGAGATGAAATCTGATACAAGGATTGCGGAAGCAAGAGTATTttcaatctgataccatgttaagttTCAGATGAAATCAATATCATGAACTCGAGACAAGAGAGAAAACTTGAAACTGAGACTTGTATTGACTGAATTGAATGATTACAAAATGAAACTCTGTTTATATAAGTgcagaaagaaagtaaaatgactaactaactaactaactaactaactcttcttcctctttttaatttaacacgtgctgctgctgctgctgctttagactttaattccatttgttcaatcttggatgctatactccaacaATTACTGGTGGTCAGAGTACTCAACTATCAACTACCGGATTTGCGTTAGCATCCAGAGCATCTACATCACTGGATGTCCAAACTCCATGGTCAGGCCGTTTTTGGGCACAAACTGGTTGCTCCACGAACACCTCAGGTTGGTTCTCTTGCGCTACTGCTGATTGCGCATCTGGCCAAGTAACATGCAATGGCAATGGTGCCAGCCTGCCAGTGTCTCTGGTAGAATTCAACGTAGGGATGTTTGGTGGGAGAGACTTTTACGATGTCAGCCTTGTCGATGGTTTCAACATGCCTGTTTCAGTGAGCCCAGATGGCGGGACCGGTATTTGCCATACCTCGACTTGCCCAATGGATGTGAACGCGGTTTGCCCATTAGAGCTACAACAGAAAGCCCCAGATGGGAGCGTGATCGCATGCAAGAGCGCATGCACAGCATTCAATCAGCCACAATACTGCTGCACTGGCGACTTCCTTACCCCAGCATGTCCTCCCACGAACTATTCAATGATTTTCAAGAACCAATGCCCTCAAGCTTATAGCTATGCTTATGATGATGTGAACAACACCTTTACCTGCTCCGGTGCACCTAATTACGTTATCACTTTCTGCCCTTGAATAACATCTAGCTTGATCATGAGACGAGATCAAGAGTTATGCATTCATGCATATTGCATGCATTTCCAGCTtctctttataataattataataataatcgaCTGAAGgtaacaaataataattaatgaattactgcatatagaaaattaataaataaatacgcagcctcatttgttttcacaaatgagatgagatgagttgagataaaagttgaaagttgaataaaatattattagaatatattttttttaatattattattttttttggatttgaaaatgttaaattgcttattttattttgtacaagaatttaaaaaaaattgtaatgatgagatgagatgagttaaaaagtTTTATGAAAGTAAATGAGGATTTCTTGTGCAGGCTTTTCTGTATCCAACTACTCCATCTTGACATACGGCTATAtatccattcattcattcattcataggAGCACATACTACGTACTACCATCTTGTGATAATATACCATCAAAAGCTTATTTCGATCTGTATGGATCGATCAAAATTAACCCATAAAATGAGGTTTCTATCATTCTTACATTTGAAGCTGGTTCCATATATTACTTAATCCAACACTAGCTTTTGTTTGGTAGTTCTAAGAAAAGGGTATTAGATCTTGGGAAATTTTCCTATTATTCACAACACACCATAGTTTTTGCCCAGACCAGAGCATCCATCCCTACAAATGCATATCTGACATACCTAGAAACGCACCCAATGGAAATTATTCAGAATCTTTGACAGAATAATTATTAACACGATCTCTTCTCCAATGCTCTGTAAGCCGCTAGAGAGAGAACCTCTAGCTTCTCTCTAGAAACCCAGCAAATCCAGTAACGAGTCCGGGGGCAGGGGGGgatgggagcctcggctccatcctcccttccttcctccctccttttttcttttcctttttttggttttttagttTAGATTTGGTCTAAAACTCTTGTTTTGATGTTGAATAAGCTCTCGGGTGAAGGTCGAAGGTGGAGTTGTATCGCCGTGACTCAAGCGCCGTGGCCAAGCCCTAGGCTTCACCCCTCTCCGGATGTATATGGCGACGTGTGGTGGTCGGACTAGCATCTGGTCTTTTGGGGTGAGTGGCAGAGCGGTGGTTCTGGTCTTTTGGGATGGTCTTTCGCGGACGTGCAACCCGTTGTGGGGGTGGTTGGATGGTTAGCGGTTGCTCTGTTTTTTTGGCTTAAAACAGGGGTGGCGTGGGTTGTGTTTTTATCATAGAGGGCTGCTCCCGTGGTGGTCAGCCGCTGGAGTGGTCTTGGTGCTGCAGGATCGAGGGGGAGGTACGTTAGAGGTGCGGAAGCGAGGGCCGACTAGTATACCGGGGCACGACTGAGCAGAAACTCATCGGTGTGGCGTGGAGGATGCGATGTGGGCTGATCTGAAAACTACTATCATGAGAGCAGTGGTTTGTTCGGTGCTTTTGGATGGTTTCATGCGCGGATGATGAATCTTCAGTGATGAAGACGGGCGGCGGCAGTAGATGGAAGAGATGAACCTTAACGGGTTGGGCCCCCACGTGCAAGCTGGGCCTTTGGCTTAGGCTGGGCCTTTAGTTTATAGACCAGtccagtttttttgtttttctgtatttacttttattggtttgttttggttttataaaaaataaaaaatagactaGTGTCCcatttcctcttttggaggaatatCGGTGTTTGTCCTACTTCTCTTTTAGAGGAAGATAGGTAgtagtactcttcctccttgggaggagagagtgtggttgtactcctcctctTTGGGAGGATGGAGCTTGGGTGTACctttcttctttggaagaaagaTTGTGTTATCTCTGCTTAGACAGAgtgctttctcttttgactgctgtcaggagaggaggtgtagaagtttagacaatgtccgtcacaaagaaatttgttggcgAGGGAGCCCCTAGCAGTTGAGTAGTTTTGGCTGATAATATGGATTGTCCtgtattgattagtcacagATGTAACTTCGGTTTCAGTGAATGAAATTAAAGtctattctaaaaaaaaaaaaaaaaaaaacgcaccCAATGGATATTTCTGATAATTAATCTTTCtgcaaaaattatttgaagaaccaTCAAACGGCTTATTACAAGTACATgatgttattaatatatgaaaataactTATAACCGGTACGTCTATTAAAGGGCTGAAATTAGCCACCAATATGCTCCTGCCACGTAGTCCATCCATTAGAGCTAGCATGTGTCCGCACTGCACCAAAGCCAGCACTCTCTCCCTCCCACGTCTCTCTCTCACCAAAGCCAGATCCCTCACCTCACCTCCCCaccctcatctctctctcaccgAAAAAGACCAAATCCTCACTCCCTCGCCCCAAATCCCAAATCCCATTTGGAAATTTGCAAAAAAGTTGTTAGGGGAAGAGTCCAGCATGTGGTCTCCATTCTTTTAGTCTACTCCTATATGTTAAATCTGCAAAGGCTTAAAAAATTCACTGCTCTACTAGATCTGAGTTTGTTCCCAATATAAGTAGTCTACTCCTTATGGTTGTGAAAAGGCCCCAGAAGAGCAGCGAAAGAGAAGAGCAATTGAAGGCCCCAGAATTGAAAAGTTGGAGG
This is a stretch of genomic DNA from Carya illinoinensis cultivar Pawnee chromosome 15, C.illinoinensisPawnee_v1, whole genome shotgun sequence. It encodes these proteins:
- the LOC122297661 gene encoding thaumatin-like protein 1b isoform X2, which translates into the protein MKKTLSLMISCLILAFFFLSVDAGYNGSDHVQHDICTVTSGPDEVRIMILKRPSAQSVRSITFRNNCPSTIWPGTLSITGGQSTQLSTTGFALASRASTSLDVQTPWSGRFWAQTGCSTNTSGWFSCATADCASGQVTCNGNGASLPVSLVEFNVGMFGGRDFYDVSLVDGFNMPVSVSPDGGTGICHTSTCPMDVNAVCPLELQQKAPDGSVIACKSACTAFNQPQYCCTGDFLTPACPPTNYSMIFKNQCPQAYSYAYDDVNNTFTCSGAPNYVITFCP
- the LOC122297661 gene encoding thaumatin-like protein 1b isoform X1; the protein is MKKTLSLMISCLILAFFFLSVDAGYNGSDHVQHDICTVTSGPDEVRIMILKRPSSAQSVRSITFRNNCPSTIWPGTLSITGGQSTQLSTTGFALASRASTSLDVQTPWSGRFWAQTGCSTNTSGWFSCATADCASGQVTCNGNGASLPVSLVEFNVGMFGGRDFYDVSLVDGFNMPVSVSPDGGTGICHTSTCPMDVNAVCPLELQQKAPDGSVIACKSACTAFNQPQYCCTGDFLTPACPPTNYSMIFKNQCPQAYSYAYDDVNNTFTCSGAPNYVITFCP
- the LOC122297661 gene encoding thaumatin-like protein 1b isoform X3, translating into MKKTLSLMISCLILAFFFLSGYNGSDHVQHDICTVTSGPDEVRIMILKRPSSAQSVRSITFRNNCPSTIWPGTLSITGGQSTQLSTTGFALASRASTSLDVQTPWSGRFWAQTGCSTNTSGWFSCATADCASGQVTCNGNGASLPVSLVEFNVGMFGGRDFYDVSLVDGFNMPVSVSPDGGTGICHTSTCPMDVNAVCPLELQQKAPDGSVIACKSACTAFNQPQYCCTGDFLTPACPPTNYSMIFKNQCPQAYSYAYDDVNNTFTCSGAPNYVITFCP
- the LOC122297661 gene encoding thaumatin-like protein 1b isoform X4, producing the protein MKKTLSLMISCLILAFFFLSGYNGSDHVQHDICTVTSGPDEVRIMILKRPSAQSVRSITFRNNCPSTIWPGTLSITGGQSTQLSTTGFALASRASTSLDVQTPWSGRFWAQTGCSTNTSGWFSCATADCASGQVTCNGNGASLPVSLVEFNVGMFGGRDFYDVSLVDGFNMPVSVSPDGGTGICHTSTCPMDVNAVCPLELQQKAPDGSVIACKSACTAFNQPQYCCTGDFLTPACPPTNYSMIFKNQCPQAYSYAYDDVNNTFTCSGAPNYVITFCP